From the genome of Candidatus Methylacidiphilales bacterium, one region includes:
- a CDS encoding NAD-dependent epimerase/dehydratase family protein, translating into MNSAQALVTGGTGFIGRHIVWQLLQRGSSVRVLTRDAKKAARLFGGSVELLSGNLMSGMDVQRAVRGVESIYHCGGFYAFGGRYKNKLREINVAGAENVMAAAWKYKPGKVVHISSAGILTGKHYPLCETDYPTHSMPGCPYKSSKWEAEQVVRQWAARGIPVVTVNPTCPLGSGDEKPTPTGRIVLDFLNGKFPFSTRTGINLIDVEDLARGIIAAHDRGRIGERYILGHHNIMLTDLLNLLQKETGLPAPTMELPWSVVALAGFFGEILDSVGLAGADSQLCLETSLQAGRIQFFNHNKAMEELEWAPVSGLTHILRQSIAFFQARIEGNAPVRVPSNVC; encoded by the coding sequence ATGAATTCTGCGCAAGCACTCGTGACCGGCGGGACCGGATTCATCGGGCGCCATATTGTCTGGCAGCTCCTGCAAAGGGGCTCGTCTGTCCGTGTGCTTACCCGCGACGCAAAAAAAGCGGCCAGATTGTTCGGCGGATCGGTCGAACTCCTCTCGGGAAATTTGATGTCCGGCATGGATGTGCAACGGGCCGTCCGCGGAGTGGAGTCGATTTATCATTGCGGCGGTTTTTATGCCTTTGGAGGCCGTTATAAAAACAAGCTTCGGGAAATAAATGTCGCAGGCGCCGAAAACGTCATGGCAGCCGCCTGGAAGTATAAACCCGGAAAAGTCGTGCACATCAGTTCAGCCGGCATTTTGACGGGCAAACATTACCCTTTGTGCGAAACGGATTATCCCACGCATTCCATGCCCGGCTGCCCGTACAAATCGTCCAAATGGGAAGCCGAGCAAGTTGTCAGGCAGTGGGCGGCCCGGGGAATTCCCGTCGTGACCGTCAATCCCACCTGTCCTCTGGGTTCCGGCGATGAAAAGCCGACGCCGACCGGACGCATCGTTCTCGATTTCCTCAACGGAAAATTTCCCTTCTCCACGCGGACGGGAATCAACCTCATTGACGTTGAAGACCTGGCCAGGGGAATCATCGCCGCCCACGACCGGGGGCGCATTGGGGAGCGGTATATTCTCGGGCACCACAATATCATGCTGACCGATTTGCTGAACCTGCTGCAAAAAGAAACAGGACTTCCAGCCCCGACGATGGAATTACCGTGGTCCGTGGTGGCGCTGGCGGGCTTCTTCGGCGAGATTCTGGATTCCGTAGGGCTGGCGGGCGCGGACAGCCAGCTTTGCCTGGAGACCTCGCTCCAGGCCGGCAGAATACAATTTTTCAACCACAACAAGGCGATGGAAGAACTGGAATGGGCTCCGGTTTCCGGTCTAACCCATATCTTGAGACAATCCATCGCATTTTTCCAGGCCCGGATCGAAGGCAACGCCCCCGTGCGCGTTCCGTCGAATGTTTGCTGA
- a CDS encoding glycosyltransferase family 2 protein, producing MIVILWTCCAAAWWFISLCAIHRRPRPLPASPSGKKTLLSIFKPLPRISSAVESTHTRRALESFISQMDENSEMLVGIEEGEQALWEPVLRDLSQQHPRARLKIIPHRFNPAHRHANPKVAWQEILAGHASGELWLWSDADIIVPPDYLNSIRCEFETGSFQILSNPYVVRRIEKAHGLCDAFFVNLEFFPGVCLFYGSPNVRFALGAGMLFRKSDFIRNVDWEKTGNSLTDDYILGNSLQPSGLSRMVLETQPGANGWIQSLLHYYRWQKTICWCRPLGFFGQILIMPAAGWAAFLAFHPGPAGWIGLASVLLAESLWASLIFHEVKCRLKPVYYLLFPCWSLGRILVWMACWLPLPVKWRDTFWWRPVAPKHGKTRNIRG from the coding sequence GTGATTGTAATCCTTTGGACCTGTTGTGCCGCCGCCTGGTGGTTCATATCGCTTTGCGCCATCCACCGCCGCCCCCGTCCGCTCCCCGCTTCACCCTCTGGTAAAAAAACGTTGCTCAGCATTTTCAAGCCCTTGCCGCGCATCAGCTCCGCCGTCGAATCCACCCACACCCGGCGGGCTTTGGAATCCTTCATCAGCCAGATGGATGAAAACTCGGAAATGCTCGTAGGCATTGAAGAAGGAGAACAGGCCTTGTGGGAACCGGTGCTACGCGACTTGTCGCAACAGCATCCTCGCGCGCGCCTGAAAATCATCCCGCACCGTTTCAACCCCGCGCATCGCCATGCGAATCCAAAAGTCGCCTGGCAGGAAATCCTCGCGGGTCACGCCTCCGGCGAACTGTGGCTTTGGAGCGATGCCGATATCATTGTTCCGCCCGATTATTTGAACTCCATCCGGTGTGAATTTGAAACAGGCAGCTTCCAAATCTTGTCCAATCCGTATGTGGTTCGGCGCATCGAGAAGGCGCATGGCTTGTGCGACGCCTTTTTTGTCAACCTGGAGTTTTTCCCGGGCGTCTGTCTGTTTTACGGTTCCCCCAACGTGCGTTTTGCCCTGGGCGCGGGGATGCTGTTTCGCAAATCCGATTTTATCAGAAATGTGGACTGGGAAAAAACGGGGAACTCGCTGACCGACGATTACATTCTGGGAAACAGCCTGCAACCCTCGGGGTTAAGCCGGATGGTTCTTGAAACCCAGCCCGGCGCCAATGGATGGATTCAATCCCTCCTGCATTATTATCGCTGGCAAAAAACAATTTGCTGGTGCCGGCCCCTGGGGTTTTTCGGCCAGATTTTGATCATGCCCGCCGCCGGATGGGCGGCTTTTCTTGCGTTTCATCCCGGTCCTGCCGGATGGATCGGACTGGCCTCTGTGTTGCTCGCCGAAAGCCTTTGGGCATCCCTGATATTTCACGAGGTAAAATGCCGGCTCAAACCCGTCTATTATTTGCTTTTCCCCTGCTGGAGTTTGGGGCGTATTCTGGTTTGGATGGCGTGCTGGCTGCCACTGCCGGTCAAATGGCGCGATACCTTTTGGTGGCGGCCAGTGGCCCCGAAACACGGAAAGACACGAAATATCCGTGGTTAA
- a CDS encoding radical SAM protein — protein sequence MQLRVTDSGLPGMADLLAVGPAQAKLHRAGEAERNRQFGRKVFVRAVIEVSNYCRQNCHYCGMRRDNKGLSRFRLTRDILRHIILEAVPNSVTDINFQTGEDPVVVREIIIPLIEEVRRETRYGVSVCLGTLDPKLYEELRQAGAGYYIIKLETGQADHYRQLEAPGTLEKRLAAIKHLQQTGWLVSSGFIAGLPGQGPDQILETLRLLSSLPLAGCSVSPFIPGLDTPLANCASADIETALNCVALMRLANPERVIPAVSAMNILQDGAYARAIRAGANLSTINLTPEGSRENYLLYKKDRFIMGEQRVLGAIEQAGCEPSSISLAAHFEAQSRAVPA from the coding sequence ATGCAACTTCGAGTAACAGATTCGGGCCTTCCCGGCATGGCTGACCTGCTGGCTGTCGGCCCAGCCCAGGCAAAGCTTCATCGCGCCGGGGAAGCCGAGCGCAACCGCCAGTTCGGGCGGAAGGTCTTTGTCCGCGCCGTCATCGAAGTCTCCAATTATTGCCGTCAAAATTGCCATTACTGCGGTATGCGGCGCGATAACAAGGGCTTGAGCCGGTTCCGGCTGACCCGCGATATTTTGCGCCACATCATTTTGGAAGCCGTTCCCAACAGCGTCACCGACATCAATTTTCAAACCGGCGAAGATCCCGTCGTCGTCCGCGAAATCATCATTCCCCTGATCGAGGAAGTCCGGCGTGAAACCCGCTACGGGGTCAGCGTTTGCCTGGGCACGCTCGACCCGAAGCTCTACGAGGAATTGAGGCAGGCCGGGGCGGGCTATTATATCATCAAATTGGAAACGGGACAGGCAGATCACTACCGCCAACTTGAGGCGCCAGGAACACTCGAAAAGCGGCTGGCCGCAATCAAACACCTTCAACAAACAGGCTGGCTCGTGTCCTCCGGTTTTATTGCCGGATTACCGGGACAAGGCCCCGATCAAATCCTCGAAACCCTGCGCCTGCTCTCCTCTTTGCCGCTGGCGGGTTGCAGCGTCAGCCCTTTTATCCCGGGGCTCGACACGCCGCTGGCGAACTGCGCTTCCGCAGATATTGAAACAGCCCTCAACTGCGTCGCCCTCATGCGCCTCGCCAATCCGGAGCGGGTCATCCCCGCCGTCAGCGCCATGAACATCCTGCAAGACGGCGCATACGCGCGGGCAATCCGGGCCGGAGCAAACCTGTCCACCATCAACCTCACCCCGGAAGGTTCGCGGGAGAATTATTTGCTCTACAAAAAAGATAGATTCATCATGGGCGAACAGCGCGTGCTGGGCGCGATCGAACAGGCCGGATGCGAGCCCAGCAGCATCAGCCTTGCAGCGCACTTTGAAGCCCAGTCCCGGGCCGTACCGGCCTGA
- a CDS encoding cation:proton antiporter — protein MSFGSILHTNPSSTEGVLTLTLLQIITILLAARAVSWLFRRLGQPAVVGEMAAGILLGPSLFGALAPGTFHTLFGSGVQGLSVISQIGLILLMFQIGMEFDFSHLKTGANRRAVSFIWPAGILIPFLLGSVLGWFGHDSLDAASPKTIFVLFISVSMCITAMPVLGRMLLELNLTRTRIGTLTITCAAFDDITGWLLLAVISALATSHLDLSGFALRLAAIGAYLLVFWFLVRPVITGWLKPKTKNEDPLSLGAMTCVLALVFVSALATQQLGIHAIFGGFWMGVLLHKESAFVQAWRQHAARFVTVFFLPIFFTFTGLRTNIPGLNSWTLWGWCALVFVCAFAGKFGGCWMAARLSGLPQRPSCCIAIMMNTRGLLELIVANVGYDLGLIPASVFTMLVLMALLSTVVTAPLLKLWRADSCD, from the coding sequence ATGTCTTTTGGTTCTATTCTCCATACAAATCCTTCCTCCACCGAAGGAGTGCTTACCCTTACCCTGCTTCAGATCATCACGATCCTTCTGGCAGCCAGGGCGGTTTCGTGGCTGTTCCGGCGCCTGGGACAACCGGCTGTTGTCGGTGAAATGGCCGCAGGCATTCTTTTGGGGCCTTCCCTGTTCGGAGCCCTGGCCCCCGGAACCTTCCACACCCTATTTGGCTCGGGTGTCCAGGGCCTCTCCGTTATCAGCCAGATCGGATTGATCCTGCTGATGTTTCAAATCGGGATGGAATTTGATTTCAGCCATCTCAAGACCGGAGCAAACCGGCGCGCCGTGTCCTTCATCTGGCCGGCTGGAATTCTCATCCCATTTTTGCTGGGGTCCGTATTGGGGTGGTTCGGTCACGACTCATTGGATGCCGCCTCGCCCAAAACAATTTTTGTTCTCTTCATATCCGTCTCCATGTGCATTACCGCCATGCCCGTACTGGGCCGGATGTTGCTCGAACTTAATCTGACTCGCACACGCATCGGCACACTGACGATCACCTGCGCCGCCTTCGACGATATAACAGGGTGGTTGTTGCTGGCTGTAATCAGCGCTCTGGCCACATCGCATCTGGATCTTTCCGGCTTCGCGCTGCGCCTGGCCGCGATCGGAGCCTATCTGCTCGTGTTTTGGTTTTTGGTCCGGCCTGTCATCACGGGTTGGCTAAAACCCAAAACCAAAAACGAAGATCCTCTGTCCCTCGGCGCCATGACCTGTGTTTTGGCGCTGGTCTTTGTTTCTGCGCTGGCCACGCAGCAGTTGGGCATTCACGCCATTTTTGGCGGGTTTTGGATGGGCGTCCTGCTCCACAAAGAATCCGCCTTTGTGCAGGCATGGCGTCAGCATGCAGCCCGTTTTGTCACTGTATTCTTTCTACCGATCTTTTTCACGTTCACCGGCCTGAGAACCAACATTCCGGGGCTTAACTCCTGGACGCTCTGGGGCTGGTGTGCCCTGGTGTTCGTGTGCGCGTTTGCCGGAAAATTTGGAGGCTGCTGGATGGCCGCACGCCTGTCGGGCCTTCCACAACGCCCGTCCTGCTGCATTGCCATCATGATGAACACCCGCGGGCTGTTGGAGCTGATCGTCGCGAACGTCGGTTACGATCTGGGCCTGATTCCAGCGTCCGTTTTTACGATGCTGGTGCTGATGGCGCTGCTCAGCACAGTCGTCACCGCACCGCTGCTCAAGCTCTGGCGCGCCGATTCCTGTGATTAA
- a CDS encoding transporter substrate-binding domain-containing protein, producing the protein MFFSVAGLGRMEAVEPVATFVPWSGPIGFSEQEKAWLQAHPVIRVGIDPLWPPFSLRNSSNQYEGIDIDLLRSLERRLNVCFDILPANTWGEVYEKARAGGVDVLVGTAWSPERERFLRFTQPYLSFPVAIITRLDAPFLTGLGDLQGKVVASPRSYITTDFLERDYPRCRLSYTDTVDEAMRLVVRGHADAVVTNLANASYVIRTSGYTNLKIAGITPYNFDLRYGVRRDWPELAVILDKALATINASERQNLLDRWIHVEYERSIVWRNIGKGLLIGFGAGLFILALILIWNRKMAAEIERRRRVETELEQARKRLELLNEEKSNLMSMAAHDLKNPLTGIVMGLELLHGQQNPSPESVRRASSEALKLASRMDHLVRQLLSVNQIEQEYRSYRTNEAVDLTPLLEEVLESYKNQLVAKQIQLEIPRPIRPLQARVDHNAFQQIADNLISNAIKFTPPGGRVTVGLEPGDKGSVVLRVADNGPGFAPGDQTKLFEKFARLTARPTGGESSTGLGLSIVKSLVTAMGGSISCRSERGHGAEFTVELPGLV; encoded by the coding sequence TTGTTTTTTTCGGTTGCCGGGTTGGGGCGCATGGAAGCCGTGGAACCCGTTGCAACTTTCGTGCCATGGTCCGGTCCCATCGGTTTCAGCGAACAGGAAAAGGCCTGGCTTCAGGCCCATCCGGTCATTCGCGTGGGCATCGATCCGCTCTGGCCCCCGTTCTCACTGCGCAACAGCAGCAACCAATACGAAGGAATAGATATCGATCTGCTGCGCTCTCTGGAAAGAAGACTGAATGTCTGTTTCGACATCCTTCCGGCGAACACATGGGGAGAGGTTTATGAAAAAGCCCGTGCGGGCGGCGTCGATGTGCTGGTGGGTACCGCGTGGTCGCCGGAGCGTGAACGTTTTCTAAGATTCACCCAGCCCTATCTTTCATTTCCTGTGGCCATCATCACACGACTGGACGCGCCCTTTTTGACGGGATTGGGCGACTTGCAGGGTAAAGTCGTGGCGTCACCGAGAAGCTATATCACGACCGATTTCCTGGAGCGGGACTATCCCAGATGCCGCCTGAGCTACACGGACACGGTGGATGAAGCCATGCGTCTGGTGGTTCGTGGCCATGCCGACGCCGTTGTCACAAACCTGGCCAATGCCAGTTATGTTATTCGCACGTCCGGCTATACAAATCTTAAAATCGCGGGCATCACCCCGTACAATTTCGATTTGCGCTATGGGGTGAGGCGCGACTGGCCGGAACTGGCCGTCATCCTCGACAAAGCCCTGGCAACCATCAACGCCTCGGAACGCCAGAATCTTTTGGACCGCTGGATCCATGTGGAGTACGAACGTTCCATAGTCTGGCGCAATATCGGCAAGGGATTGCTGATTGGATTCGGGGCCGGTTTGTTTATTCTGGCTTTGATCCTGATATGGAATCGTAAAATGGCCGCCGAGATCGAGCGTCGCAGGCGGGTCGAAACCGAATTGGAACAGGCCCGCAAACGGCTGGAGCTTTTGAACGAGGAAAAAAGCAACCTCATGAGCATGGCGGCGCACGATTTGAAAAATCCGTTGACCGGAATTGTCATGGGTTTGGAGCTTTTGCATGGTCAGCAAAACCCGTCCCCGGAAAGCGTCCGGAGAGCCAGCTCAGAGGCCCTCAAGCTGGCTTCACGCATGGATCACCTGGTGCGCCAGCTACTCAGCGTGAATCAAATCGAGCAGGAATACCGGTCCTACCGGACCAACGAAGCCGTGGATCTCACCCCCCTGTTGGAAGAGGTGTTGGAATCGTATAAAAACCAGCTTGTAGCCAAACAAATCCAACTGGAGATACCCCGCCCGATCCGGCCTTTGCAGGCGAGGGTGGACCACAATGCCTTTCAGCAGATTGCCGACAACCTTATTTCCAATGCCATCAAATTTACGCCGCCCGGGGGACGGGTAACCGTTGGACTGGAACCGGGAGACAAGGGCAGTGTCGTCCTGCGGGTGGCGGACAATGGGCCCGGATTCGCGCCAGGCGACCAGACGAAGTTATTTGAAAAATTCGCGCGGCTGACAGCGCGTCCAACCGGCGGGGAATCTTCCACCGGACTGGGCTTGTCGATTGTGAAGAGCCTCGTCACCGCCATGGGAGGGTCCATTTCATGCCGCAGCGAACGCGGTCATGGAGCGGAATTCACAGTGGAACTGCCGGGGTTGGTTTAA
- a CDS encoding ABC-F family ATP-binding cassette domain-containing protein — protein MLSLSNISKAFGGRSLFEDVSLQINMGDRIALVGPNGAGKSTLFSIILRALEPDSGDVAMERGTTLGYLPQETAATSDETVLELATAITPEHAALRRTLNSCETRGETDSEAYHDAQGKYAELGGYQLDPKAKRILNGLAFRETDFNRAARTMSGGWVMRAYLARLLVMEPDLLMLDEPTNHLDLESLGWFQDYLTSYPGAILMISHDRAFLNELVDNILEIRNHRVNRYRGNYDDYLVQRAAREEQQLSAYKNQQKEIESLQRFADRFRAKASKASQAQSKLKQIDRMEKIEAPEAADRRIKIKFPQPPRSGQRVITLENIHHAYGDLVVYQGIQFEAERGQRTVLVGPNGAGKSTLLKILGGVLPVQAGERKLGHNAHVGYYSQNRVDMLKPANTVLGEVMGIPKPVPEQTARTVLGSFLFQGDDVFKKVSVLSGGEKSRLALVKLLLDPPNLLLMDEPTTHLDMASIDALVDALHQYHGTLVFISHDVYFIRALAKTVLHIHSGKLTPYAGDYDYYLEKSKATSERSGLTAGLGLSNAQPLTDISESPAKPAIFKTREQKKLEAQEREARSKARKQIQLEVDRIEKEILRLEEREKEIAAKLEDPRAYEHGGEALQLNREMLAATEDLTRLNGEWNEALQKLEAVKAVSAKPAD, from the coding sequence ATGCTCTCGCTTTCCAATATCAGCAAGGCGTTTGGCGGACGCAGCCTCTTTGAGGATGTGTCCCTCCAAATCAACATGGGCGACCGCATCGCGCTGGTCGGTCCCAACGGCGCCGGCAAATCCACCCTCTTTTCCATCATCCTACGCGCGTTGGAACCCGACTCCGGAGATGTTGCCATGGAACGGGGAACAACCCTCGGTTACCTGCCCCAGGAAACAGCCGCCACCTCGGACGAAACCGTACTGGAACTCGCCACAGCCATCACGCCCGAACACGCCGCCCTCCGCCGCACGTTAAACAGTTGCGAGACGCGCGGCGAAACGGACAGTGAGGCCTACCACGATGCCCAGGGAAAATACGCCGAGCTCGGCGGATACCAACTCGATCCCAAAGCCAAGCGCATCCTCAACGGCCTTGCGTTTCGCGAGACCGATTTCAACCGCGCCGCCCGCACGATGAGCGGCGGCTGGGTCATGCGCGCTTATCTGGCGCGCCTGCTGGTCATGGAACCGGACCTGCTCATGCTCGACGAGCCGACAAACCATCTCGACCTGGAGTCCCTCGGCTGGTTTCAGGATTACCTAACATCCTATCCCGGCGCCATTCTCATGATTTCGCACGACCGGGCCTTTCTGAATGAGCTGGTGGACAACATTCTCGAAATCCGCAACCACCGGGTCAACCGTTACCGCGGCAACTACGACGACTACCTCGTGCAGCGCGCCGCGCGGGAGGAACAACAGCTTTCCGCCTACAAAAACCAGCAGAAAGAGATCGAATCCCTACAGCGTTTTGCCGACCGTTTTCGGGCCAAGGCCAGCAAGGCATCGCAAGCCCAGAGCAAACTCAAGCAAATCGACCGCATGGAAAAAATCGAGGCGCCCGAGGCTGCCGACCGCCGCATCAAAATCAAGTTTCCGCAACCTCCCCGCAGCGGCCAGCGCGTGATCACGCTGGAAAACATCCATCACGCCTATGGCGACCTCGTTGTGTACCAGGGCATTCAATTCGAGGCGGAACGTGGCCAGCGCACCGTGCTCGTCGGCCCCAACGGCGCCGGCAAGTCCACCCTCCTGAAAATCCTGGGCGGCGTCCTGCCTGTGCAGGCGGGAGAGCGCAAACTCGGCCACAACGCGCATGTGGGTTACTACTCCCAGAACCGCGTCGATATGCTCAAACCCGCAAATACGGTATTGGGCGAAGTCATGGGAATCCCGAAGCCCGTCCCCGAACAAACGGCCCGCACCGTGCTGGGCTCGTTTCTTTTTCAAGGCGACGACGTCTTCAAAAAGGTCTCGGTTTTGTCAGGGGGGGAAAAGTCGCGCCTGGCCCTGGTCAAGCTGCTGCTCGATCCACCCAACCTGCTGTTGATGGACGAACCGACAACCCATCTGGATATGGCAAGCATCGACGCCCTCGTTGATGCCCTTCATCAATACCACGGCACTCTCGTTTTCATCAGCCATGACGTGTATTTCATCCGCGCGCTGGCAAAAACGGTTTTGCACATCCATTCGGGCAAGCTCACGCCGTATGCCGGCGATTACGATTATTATCTGGAAAAATCCAAAGCCACCTCGGAGCGCAGCGGATTGACTGCCGGTCTTGGATTATCCAACGCCCAGCCGCTGACCGATATTTCGGAAAGTCCTGCAAAACCCGCGATTTTCAAAACGCGCGAACAAAAAAAGCTGGAAGCGCAGGAACGCGAGGCGCGCTCAAAGGCCAGAAAACAGATCCAACTGGAAGTGGACCGGATCGAGAAGGAAATTCTCCGGCTTGAGGAGCGGGAAAAGGAAATCGCGGCAAAACTTGAAGACCCGCGGGCTTATGAACATGGCGGCGAAGCGCTGCAATTAAACCGCGAAATGCTGGCCGCCACTGAAGACCTGACGCGGCTCAATGGCGAATGGAACGAAGCCTTGCAGAAGTTGGAGGCCGTCAAGGCCGTGAGCGCAAAACCCGCAGACTGA
- a CDS encoding type II toxin-antitoxin system VapC family toxin: MHLIIDSNRFIDFCAGEESVIATLESAATIYIPFIVLGEIRAGGLVTRRGQNQVRTLQELLNQPGIQSLNSTDTTSHHYATLYAQLRKNGTPIPTNDLWIAALAVEHDLILYSRDSHFNLIPSLARRQ, translated from the coding sequence ATGCACCTGATCATCGATTCCAACCGCTTTATCGATTTCTGTGCCGGCGAAGAAAGCGTCATTGCCACCCTGGAATCCGCGGCAACGATTTATATTCCGTTCATTGTGCTGGGAGAAATCCGCGCCGGGGGCTTGGTGACTCGCCGCGGCCAAAACCAGGTACGCACGTTGCAGGAACTTTTAAACCAGCCGGGGATACAGTCCCTGAACAGCACGGACACCACCTCCCACCATTACGCCACGCTCTACGCGCAACTGCGGAAAAACGGCACTCCGATTCCGACGAATGATCTCTGGATAGCCGCCCTAGCGGTGGAGCACGACCTCATCCTGTACTCCCGCGACAGCCACTTTAACCTCATCCCTTCCCTAGCCCGGCGGCAATGA
- a CDS encoding PIN domain-containing protein — translation MSATRFLDTNILLYAYDIDAPVKRAVALRLVEQAWMSPGETAISVQVLQEMHVNLEKRGVPRVEAGLILRDYAQWPVVDNTLDLLLAAVNEQVRWKISLWDALIIAAARASGATELISEDLSHGQDYGGVRVINPFR, via the coding sequence ATGAGCGCCACTAGATTTCTTGATACCAACATCCTGCTTTACGCCTACGACATTGATGCGCCCGTAAAGCGCGCGGTTGCCCTTCGGCTTGTCGAGCAGGCTTGGATGTCCCCCGGTGAAACCGCCATCAGCGTTCAGGTTCTTCAAGAAATGCACGTCAATTTAGAGAAACGTGGAGTTCCCCGCGTCGAAGCAGGCCTGATCCTCCGCGATTATGCGCAATGGCCTGTTGTGGACAACACACTCGACCTGCTCCTTGCCGCGGTAAATGAGCAAGTTCGCTGGAAAATCTCTCTTTGGGATGCTCTTATCATAGCTGCCGCGCGTGCTTCAGGAGCCACTGAACTCATCTCCGAAGATCTCAGCCACGGCCAAGACTACGGCGGTGTGCGGGTCATCAATCCATTTCGATAA
- the meaB gene encoding methylmalonyl Co-A mutase-associated GTPase MeaB — translation MTQPSLGRDAQANIMTTSAPALTAEDYVKGVLQGDRTLLARAITLIESNSPRHSRLAQEVVSGILPHTGKSNRVGITGVPGVGKSTFIEALGTRLCEAGNRVAVLAVDPTSSVSGGSILGDKTRMENLSRHANSFIRPSPSSGALGGVGRKSRETILLCEAAGYNIVLVETVGVGQSETLVHSMVDCFVVLMLAGAGDELQGMKKGIMELADILVMTKADGDNRLRAEQAASDLRMAARMLTSTTPGWEPPVLLTSSMEGTGIGEVWETVESYRELAAGSGFLEEKRRHQNGEWLRAMVSEELNRMFYQHPSVLRRWPETLKLVEQGKLPLLLALERLKQAFEEPKSAMD, via the coding sequence ATGACGCAACCGAGCCTTGGGCGGGACGCCCAAGCCAACATCATGACCACATCCGCCCCAGCGCTTACTGCGGAAGACTACGTGAAGGGAGTCCTGCAAGGGGACCGCACGCTTCTCGCGCGCGCCATCACGCTGATCGAAAGCAACAGCCCGCGGCATTCCAGGTTGGCGCAGGAAGTTGTGTCGGGGATTTTGCCGCATACCGGAAAGTCCAACCGCGTGGGCATCACCGGAGTGCCGGGAGTTGGGAAGAGCACCTTTATCGAAGCCTTGGGTACCCGCTTGTGCGAAGCCGGCAACCGCGTCGCGGTGCTGGCGGTGGACCCGACCAGTTCGGTCAGCGGCGGCAGCATTTTGGGCGACAAGACCCGCATGGAAAATCTATCCCGTCATGCCAACAGTTTTATCCGCCCGTCGCCTTCGAGCGGCGCGCTGGGCGGTGTGGGCCGCAAGAGCCGCGAAACCATTTTGTTGTGCGAGGCGGCGGGTTATAACATTGTATTAGTGGAAACTGTCGGCGTGGGCCAGAGCGAGACCCTGGTTCATTCCATGGTGGATTGTTTTGTGGTGTTGATGCTGGCCGGTGCGGGCGACGAACTGCAGGGGATGAAAAAAGGCATCATGGAGCTGGCGGATATTCTTGTGATGACGAAGGCCGATGGCGACAACCGCTTGCGGGCCGAGCAGGCGGCGTCGGACCTGCGCATGGCGGCGCGCATGCTGACCTCCACCACGCCGGGCTGGGAACCTCCCGTGTTGTTGACGTCTTCCATGGAAGGTACGGGAATCGGAGAAGTCTGGGAAACCGTGGAATCGTATCGGGAACTGGCAGCCGGCTCTGGATTTTTGGAGGAAAAAAGGCGGCACCAAAACGGCGAATGGTTGCGGGCCATGGTCAGCGAGGAGCTTAACCGGATGTTTTACCAGCACCCGTCGGTATTGAGGCGCTGGCCCGAGACGCTGAAGCTGGTCGAGCAGGGCAAGCTGCCGCTGCTGCTTGCGCTGGAACGGTTGAAACAGGCGTTCGAAGAGCCGAAGAGCGCGATGGATTGA